The following proteins are encoded in a genomic region of Candidatus Binataceae bacterium:
- a CDS encoding efflux RND transporter permease subunit, with product MWIVRLALRRPISVAVMALLMLVLGTLSFSMMNIDIFPAINVPVVLVVWNYPGLAALDMERRVVIISERAYSTTVNGIEHIESESMLGIGMLKVYFQPGADIASAIAQVNAVSETILTTLPRGIEPPNIISYNAANVPVAQLNISSDTLSVPQLFDYAFNFLRLQLFTIPGFSSPAPLGGVQRAVMVNIDPTQLYANNVSANDIGNSLATSNVIIPSGTARMGHFEYDVDVNMSPPTVRDFNHLPVKVVNGAPVFLGDVASVTDTHQPQENVVRIDGKPATYLMVIKHADASTMAVVNAVKERLPFIRATAPAGLKVDLTFDQSTFVRAALYEVLREALIAAFLVAVMVLVFIGSARSMLIVITSIPLSILTSIICLNLMGQTINTMTLGGIALAVGMLVDDATVEVENIHRNHAMHKPLLVAILDGAHQIATPTLVGTLSICIVFFPVVLLTGVARFLFTPLALAVVFAMLTSYLLSRTLVPTMASYILPEQHQEPDPNTFAGKFLRGFEARFERLREAYASLLTIFVANRAIGLSAAALLIIASLPLFAVVGQDFFPRVDAGMMRLHVRSPIGTRIERSEQIDDSIERSIRQIIPPDELESVSDNIGLPISYDLAFYQTDSVAAQDADILIQLRPKHHPTASYEDKIRAMLSTDYPEVQGYFQAADIVSEVLNFGLSAMIDVQVSGNDLNSDYEFASRLQNKLSRVPGLVDLRIAEPLDYPAFKVDVDRTKALEVGVTEQQVASSLLATLSGATLLQPNFWLDPKNGVNYDVITQSPYHLVDSVDALANTPLTPGAINNPIGSAQLLLNVANIHHDVDPSVVEHYSVQRVIDLNCAVSGRDLGSATDAVQTAIDGLGKLPPGTVITIRGQSQAMRSSFRTLSFGIVLAIILVYLLMAANFQSWLEPFIITMAIPGALAGVLWMLVLTGTTINVESLMGTIMAVGVGVANGNLLITFANEMREEGHSPVTSAIEAGRIRFRPIIMTALAMILGMLPMALAIGEGSEQNAPLGRAVIGGLLAATLMTLFVVPAIYSIFSRSLVGKHQRDAKIAAIAMPGA from the coding sequence ATGTGGATCGTCAGACTCGCGCTTCGCCGTCCCATTTCCGTCGCCGTCATGGCGCTGTTGATGCTCGTGCTCGGCACGCTGTCGTTCTCGATGATGAACATCGACATCTTTCCCGCCATCAACGTCCCGGTCGTGCTGGTGGTATGGAACTACCCGGGTCTGGCAGCGCTCGACATGGAGCGGCGCGTTGTCATCATCAGCGAGCGCGCCTACTCGACCACCGTTAACGGCATCGAGCACATCGAATCCGAATCGATGCTCGGCATCGGGATGCTGAAAGTGTACTTCCAGCCCGGCGCCGACATCGCCAGCGCTATCGCGCAGGTCAACGCGGTCTCCGAAACGATCCTGACCACGCTGCCGCGCGGCATCGAGCCGCCGAACATCATTTCATACAACGCGGCCAACGTTCCCGTCGCGCAGCTCAATATTTCGAGTGACACGTTGTCAGTGCCGCAGCTTTTCGACTACGCGTTCAACTTCCTGCGCCTGCAGCTCTTCACGATTCCCGGTTTCTCGTCGCCGGCCCCGCTGGGCGGTGTGCAGCGCGCCGTGATGGTCAATATCGATCCGACCCAGCTCTACGCCAACAACGTATCCGCCAACGACATCGGCAACTCGCTCGCGACCTCGAACGTCATCATCCCGTCGGGCACCGCGCGCATGGGCCACTTCGAATACGACGTCGATGTGAACATGAGTCCGCCGACGGTGCGCGATTTCAACCATCTGCCGGTAAAGGTCGTCAACGGCGCGCCGGTGTTTCTGGGCGATGTCGCCTCGGTAACGGATACGCATCAGCCGCAGGAAAACGTCGTGCGCATCGACGGCAAACCCGCGACCTACCTGATGGTGATCAAGCATGCCGACGCCTCGACGATGGCGGTCGTCAATGCCGTCAAGGAGCGTCTGCCCTTCATCCGCGCCACCGCGCCCGCAGGCCTGAAAGTCGATCTTACGTTCGATCAATCGACCTTCGTGCGCGCTGCCCTTTACGAGGTGCTGCGCGAAGCGCTGATTGCGGCGTTCCTCGTCGCGGTGATGGTGCTGGTTTTCATCGGCTCCGCGCGCAGCATGCTGATCGTCATCACTTCGATCCCGCTTTCGATCTTGACCTCGATCATTTGCCTCAATCTCATGGGTCAAACGATCAACACCATGACCCTCGGCGGAATCGCGCTCGCGGTCGGGATGCTCGTTGACGATGCCACGGTCGAAGTTGAAAACATCCATCGCAACCACGCGATGCACAAGCCGCTGCTCGTCGCGATTCTCGACGGCGCACATCAAATAGCCACGCCGACGCTGGTTGGAACCCTCTCCATCTGCATCGTCTTCTTCCCCGTGGTCCTGCTGACCGGCGTCGCGCGTTTTCTTTTCACCCCCCTCGCGCTGGCCGTCGTCTTCGCGATGCTGACGTCATACTTGCTGTCGCGAACTCTCGTGCCGACGATGGCCTCCTACATTCTGCCCGAGCAGCACCAGGAGCCCGACCCGAATACCTTCGCCGGCAAATTCCTGCGCGGCTTCGAAGCGCGTTTCGAGCGCCTGCGCGAGGCTTACGCCAGCCTCCTCACGATCTTCGTCGCCAATCGTGCGATTGGCCTCAGCGCCGCAGCGCTCCTGATCATCGCTTCGCTGCCCCTTTTCGCCGTCGTCGGGCAGGATTTCTTTCCCCGCGTCGACGCGGGCATGATGCGCCTTCACGTCCGCTCACCCATCGGCACTCGCATCGAACGCAGCGAGCAGATCGACGATTCAATCGAACGCTCAATTCGACAAATCATTCCGCCCGACGAGCTCGAAAGTGTCAGCGACAACATCGGCCTGCCGATTTCATACGATCTTGCCTTCTACCAGACCGACAGCGTCGCGGCGCAGGACGCCGACATTCTCATTCAACTAAGGCCCAAGCATCATCCGACTGCATCGTATGAAGACAAGATTCGCGCGATGCTCTCGACTGACTACCCCGAAGTCCAAGGCTACTTTCAGGCCGCCGACATTGTGAGCGAAGTTCTAAACTTCGGCCTTTCCGCGATGATCGATGTTCAGGTATCGGGAAATGATCTGAACTCCGACTACGAATTCGCCTCGCGCCTGCAAAACAAACTGAGTCGCGTTCCAGGGCTAGTCGATTTGCGAATCGCCGAACCGCTCGACTATCCGGCCTTCAAGGTCGATGTCGATCGCACCAAGGCACTCGAGGTCGGGGTAACGGAACAACAGGTGGCGTCGAGTCTATTGGCGACCCTCAGCGGTGCGACGCTGCTCCAACCAAACTTCTGGCTCGACCCAAAGAACGGCGTCAATTACGACGTTATCACGCAATCGCCCTATCATCTGGTCGATTCCGTCGATGCGCTCGCTAATACACCTCTCACGCCAGGAGCAATAAACAATCCCATAGGCTCCGCACAGTTGCTATTGAATGTCGCTAACATTCATCACGATGTTGATCCTTCGGTCGTGGAGCATTACTCAGTTCAGCGAGTCATCGATCTGAACTGCGCGGTCTCGGGTCGCGATCTGGGCAGTGCGACCGACGCGGTGCAAACAGCCATCGATGGCCTGGGTAAGCTACCACCCGGCACCGTTATCACGATTCGCGGGCAGAGCCAGGCCATGCGCAGCTCGTTCCGCACCCTGAGCTTCGGTATCGTGCTCGCGATTATACTTGTTTATCTGCTCATGGCGGCGAATTTTCAGTCCTGGCTCGAACCGTTCATCATCACAATGGCTATTCCGGGCGCACTCGCCGGCGTGCTCTGGATGCTGGTGCTGACGGGAACGACGATCAACGTCGAATCGCTGATGGGCACGATCATGGCGGTTGGAGTCGGCGTCGCCAATGGCAATTTGCTAATCACCTTTGCCAATGAGATGCGCGAGGAGGGTCATAGCCCTGTTACCAGCGCCATTGAGGCCGGGCGCATCCGCTTTCGCCCGATCATAATGACGGCGCTCGCGATGATCCTTGGAATGCTGCCGATGGCGCTCGCGATCGGTGAAGGCAGCGAGCAGAACGCACCCCTGGGCCGTGCCGTCATCGGCGGTCTGCTTGCCGCAACGCTCATGACTTTGTTCGTCGTCCCGGCAATTTACTCAATCTTCAGCCGCAGTCTGGTCGGCAAGCATCAGCGCGACGCAAAGATCGCGGCAATCGCGATGCCGGGTGCGTGA
- a CDS encoding sigma-54 dependent transcriptional regulator: MARLLIVDDEKNIRRNLATFFESLSHDVSAVDSGTDALKLLNDKTFDLVLTDFRMAEMTGLDLLRDIKKRYPETLVILMTAYATVESAVAAMKAGAYDYVTKPFTLEQIQHTVERALQMQGLRAENRALRNTIEEAPMLESKSPAMMRLLETARQAAVSDATILLTGESGTGKNMLARQMHRWSPRRDQPFVVVNCTTLSEELLESELFGHMRGSFTGAVKDKPGRLEAADRGTAFLDEIADLSARLQTKFLRFVQEQQFERVGGEQTIRVDTRIIAATNRDLEAEVGARHFREDLFYRLNVITLRMPALRERREDILPLAEWLLSAASMRNQRPALKLSQGASAALMRYRWPGNVRELRNAIERAAVLTRGEEIAPDDLPDSLFRDASEAIARIPHSASLEEVEREHIGRVLGESATLEEAAEVLGINVTTLWRKRRRYGIE; encoded by the coding sequence ATGGCTCGCCTGCTTATCGTTGATGACGAGAAGAACATCCGCCGCAATCTGGCGACATTCTTCGAATCGCTCTCACATGATGTGAGCGCCGTCGATTCGGGCACTGACGCGCTCAAACTTCTCAATGACAAAACGTTCGACCTTGTGCTCACCGATTTCCGCATGGCCGAGATGACGGGCCTCGACCTGCTGCGCGACATCAAAAAGCGCTATCCCGAAACCCTCGTGATCCTGATGACGGCGTACGCGACCGTTGAAAGCGCCGTCGCGGCGATGAAAGCCGGCGCTTACGACTACGTCACCAAGCCGTTCACCCTCGAGCAGATTCAGCACACCGTCGAACGCGCGCTGCAGATGCAGGGGCTGCGCGCCGAGAATCGCGCGCTGCGCAACACGATCGAAGAAGCGCCGATGCTCGAGTCCAAAAGCCCGGCCATGATGCGGCTGCTCGAGACCGCGCGCCAGGCCGCTGTCAGCGACGCAACGATCCTGCTGACGGGTGAAAGCGGCACCGGCAAGAACATGCTCGCGCGCCAGATGCATCGCTGGAGTCCGCGGCGTGACCAACCGTTCGTCGTCGTTAACTGCACGACACTTTCCGAGGAGCTGCTTGAAAGCGAGCTCTTTGGCCACATGCGCGGCTCATTCACCGGCGCCGTGAAAGACAAGCCGGGCCGGCTCGAGGCCGCCGATCGCGGCACCGCGTTTCTCGATGAAATCGCGGACCTCTCGGCGCGGCTGCAAACCAAGTTCCTGCGCTTCGTCCAGGAACAGCAATTCGAGCGCGTCGGCGGCGAGCAGACCATCCGCGTCGATACCCGCATCATCGCCGCGACCAATCGCGATCTCGAAGCCGAGGTCGGCGCGCGCCACTTCCGCGAGGATCTTTTCTATCGCCTCAATGTCATCACGCTACGCATGCCTGCGCTGCGCGAACGTCGCGAAGACATCCTGCCGCTCGCGGAATGGCTTCTGTCTGCCGCCAGCATGCGCAATCAGCGTCCGGCGCTGAAGCTTTCGCAGGGCGCATCGGCCGCGCTTATGCGTTATCGATGGCCCGGCAACGTGCGCGAGCTGCGCAACGCGATCGAGCGCGCCGCAGTCCTGACCCGTGGCGAGGAAATCGCCCCGGACGATCTGCCCGACTCGCTCTTCCGCGATGCGTCCGAGGCGATCGCGCGAATTCCGCATTCCGCGAGCCTCGAGGAGGTCGAGCGCGAGCATATCGGGCGCGTCCTCGGCGAGAGTGCGACGCTGGAAGAGGCTGCCGAGGTTTTGGGCATCAACGTCACAACGCTATGGCGCAAGCGCCGCCGCTACGGCATCGAGTAG
- a CDS encoding ATP-binding protein — protein MSPPSLRTRIRNGTLIMLALVVLLGIYTLPRLYSLGGAIRNTLYRNYVSIDAAQHMHAALTRLQLAERDNDGRAELPDAQKEFMQYMDIENHDYTEIGEPELAHEIQSRAEKLFTQVADDPPAARHDVQFDQLREKINDLIQMNKAAMFRADSRSAKISRRLAYEYTSGLVAVLLFGAAVAWLLGYRLSKPLSELADRLRGVSQRKTQVRLGPQNLAELEAVAREFNQMAERLEQYDKLNVERLVYEKSKTEAIIESLEDGVVLIDSAGIVAHINEIASLILGLEPGEALGSPFDDLSSNHPHYIRVRDALRTLRKSGPLEQRIEVQLHVRGRDHSYVLKPVPLRESDGRTLGTLLILQDVTYLRDQDRARTNLVATLSHELRTPLTSLALSAELLRRDEEAFTPKQRELLHAILEECTRMRQLTDNLLNLARGEIPSISVQRQRLDVARIAEDAVHRFGIQADEKHVNLAAKIERTPEIVGDPVKLSWVIANLIGNALRYTPEGGTIEVIARPGDNVARLEVADSGPGIAPELRDYIFERFAQYGANDIERGSAGLGLAIVKDIVEAHGGRIYVESNNGHGSRFIVELPEAMEA, from the coding sequence ATGAGCCCGCCGTCGCTGAGAACCCGGATTCGCAACGGTACCCTGATCATGCTGGCGCTGGTGGTGTTGCTGGGAATCTACACGCTGCCGCGCCTCTATTCGCTGGGCGGCGCGATCCGCAACACGCTGTATCGCAACTACGTCAGCATCGATGCCGCGCAGCACATGCACGCGGCCCTCACGCGCCTGCAGCTCGCCGAGCGCGACAACGATGGTCGCGCTGAGCTACCCGACGCGCAGAAAGAATTCATGCAGTACATGGACATCGAGAACCATGACTACACCGAGATCGGGGAGCCCGAGCTCGCGCATGAAATTCAATCGCGCGCCGAGAAACTCTTCACACAGGTCGCCGACGATCCGCCGGCCGCGCGCCATGACGTTCAGTTCGACCAGCTGCGCGAGAAGATCAACGACCTGATCCAGATGAACAAGGCCGCGATGTTCCGCGCCGACAGCCGCTCCGCAAAGATCAGCCGCCGCCTCGCATACGAGTACACCAGCGGCCTCGTCGCGGTGCTGCTTTTCGGCGCGGCTGTCGCCTGGCTGCTCGGCTATCGGCTCTCAAAGCCGCTCAGCGAGCTGGCCGATCGGCTGCGCGGCGTCAGCCAGCGCAAAACCCAGGTGCGCCTTGGGCCGCAGAACCTCGCCGAGCTCGAAGCCGTCGCGCGCGAGTTCAACCAGATGGCCGAGCGGCTCGAGCAATACGACAAACTCAACGTCGAGCGCCTCGTTTACGAGAAGAGCAAGACCGAGGCGATTATCGAGAGCCTCGAAGACGGCGTCGTGCTGATCGACTCCGCCGGTATCGTCGCGCACATCAACGAGATCGCCTCGCTCATCTTGGGACTCGAGCCGGGCGAGGCGCTCGGCAGTCCCTTCGACGATCTGAGCAGCAACCATCCGCACTACATCCGGGTTCGCGACGCGTTGCGCACGCTGCGCAAATCGGGCCCGCTCGAGCAGCGAATCGAAGTGCAGCTTCACGTGCGCGGCCGCGATCATTCTTATGTGCTCAAACCGGTGCCGCTGCGCGAGTCCGACGGCCGCACCCTCGGCACCCTGCTGATTCTCCAGGATGTCACTTACCTGCGCGATCAGGATCGTGCGCGCACCAACCTCGTGGCGACGTTGTCGCATGAGCTGCGCACCCCGCTGACCTCGCTCGCGCTCTCGGCGGAGCTGTTACGCCGCGATGAAGAAGCCTTCACGCCCAAGCAACGTGAGCTGCTGCACGCGATCCTCGAGGAATGCACGCGGATGCGCCAGCTCACCGACAACCTGCTCAACCTGGCGCGCGGCGAGATTCCTTCGATCTCCGTGCAGCGTCAGCGCCTCGACGTCGCGCGCATCGCCGAAGACGCGGTGCATCGCTTCGGAATCCAGGCTGACGAAAAGCACGTCAATTTGGCGGCGAAGATCGAACGCACACCGGAGATCGTTGGCGATCCGGTGAAGCTCTCCTGGGTCATCGCCAATCTTATCGGCAACGCGCTGCGCTACACGCCGGAGGGCGGCACGATCGAAGTGATCGCGCGCCCGGGCGATAACGTCGCGCGGCTCGAGGTCGCCGATTCGGGCCCCGGTATCGCGCCCGAACTGCGCGACTACATTTTCGAGCGCTTCGCGCAATACGGCGCCAACGATATCGAGCGCGGCTCCGCCGGCCTCGGCCTCGCCATCGTCAAGGACATCGTCGAAGCCCACGGCGGGCGCATTTATGTTGAAAGTAACAACGGCCATGGCAGCCGCTTTATTGTCGAGCTGCCCGAGGCCATGGAGGCGTAA
- a CDS encoding universal stress protein, which produces MKEERRPLPESFLDLEPNPQKGKLRIYIGAAAGVGKTFRMLEEAHQLRDRGHDVVIGLVETHNRADTVARVGDLEIVPRKKINYRGVTIDEMDVDAIIARNPEFAIVDELAHSNVAGSKHEKRYQDVEDLLAAGINVITAMNIQHVESLNPLMKQVTGIEVRETVPDSFMSRADQVVNVDVTVEALRERLREGKIYPQSQIEQALRNFFQPGNLTSLRELALRETARSLNRQREGAEAIKREGGRRPQVHDRIMVGISSNASDTGKLLRKAARVATQLGADWYAVHVETPRESVKKISTGDFVALLDNINLAGDLGAETVWLKAEDVTKALLDFARDKNVTKIIVGRTQQPLWKRMLGRDVPMQLVKQALDIDIEFLSTFEPEEAQ; this is translated from the coding sequence ATGAAGGAAGAGCGCCGCCCGCTTCCGGAATCGTTCCTCGACCTCGAACCAAATCCGCAGAAGGGCAAACTCAGGATTTATATCGGCGCCGCCGCTGGCGTCGGCAAGACCTTCCGGATGCTCGAGGAGGCCCATCAGCTCCGCGACCGCGGCCACGACGTCGTTATCGGCCTGGTCGAAACGCACAATCGCGCCGACACGGTTGCGCGCGTCGGTGACCTCGAAATCGTCCCGCGCAAGAAGATCAACTATCGCGGCGTGACGATCGACGAGATGGACGTCGACGCGATCATCGCGCGCAATCCCGAATTCGCGATCGTCGACGAGCTCGCGCACAGCAACGTCGCGGGATCCAAGCACGAAAAGCGCTACCAGGATGTCGAAGACCTGCTGGCGGCAGGCATCAACGTCATCACCGCGATGAACATCCAGCACGTCGAAAGCCTCAACCCCCTGATGAAGCAGGTCACCGGCATCGAGGTCCGTGAGACCGTGCCCGATTCGTTCATGTCGCGCGCCGACCAGGTCGTCAACGTCGATGTTACCGTTGAGGCGCTGCGCGAGCGGCTGCGCGAAGGCAAGATCTATCCGCAATCGCAGATCGAGCAGGCACTGCGCAACTTTTTTCAACCCGGCAACTTGACCTCATTGCGCGAGCTCGCGCTGCGCGAGACCGCGCGCAGCCTCAATCGTCAACGCGAGGGCGCAGAGGCGATAAAGCGCGAGGGCGGCCGCCGCCCCCAGGTCCACGATCGGATCATGGTCGGCATCTCGTCCAACGCGAGCGACACCGGCAAGCTCCTGCGCAAGGCGGCGCGCGTCGCGACTCAGCTCGGCGCCGACTGGTACGCCGTCCACGTCGAGACGCCGCGCGAATCGGTCAAGAAAATCAGCACCGGCGACTTCGTCGCGCTGCTCGACAATATCAATCTCGCCGGCGACCTCGGCGCCGAGACCGTTTGGCTCAAGGCCGAGGACGTCACCAAGGCCCTGCTCGATTTCGCCCGCGACAAGAACGTTACCAAGATTATCGTCGGCCGCACTCAGCAGCCGCTCTGGAAGCGGATGCTGGGGCGCGACGTGCCGATGCAGCTCGTCAAGCAAGCGCTCGATATCGACATCGAATTCCTGTCGACCTTCGAGCCGGAGGAAGCGCAATGA
- the kdpC gene encoding potassium-transporting ATPase subunit KdpC, with the protein MRAFWISVRMTIVLTILLGLVYPLVMVVIAHVLFPHEANGTLITRDGTVVGAEVIGQNFSSSKYFHSRPSAAGNGYDASNSGGSNLGPTNKTLIDTVQKRLKDTIEAEGGVPASKVPVDMVTASGSGLDPDISPASADLQIDRVARTRGLSPDSVRQLVEQNTTGRWAGILGEPAVNVLDLNLALDAMSAAPKAAAEAHSPAQTARAAQ; encoded by the coding sequence ATGCGTGCTTTCTGGATTTCGGTTCGAATGACGATTGTGCTGACGATTCTGCTGGGCCTCGTCTATCCGCTCGTGATGGTTGTGATCGCGCACGTGCTGTTCCCGCATGAAGCCAACGGCACTTTGATCACGCGCGACGGCACCGTGGTTGGTGCGGAGGTTATCGGTCAGAACTTCAGCTCGAGCAAGTACTTTCATTCGCGCCCTTCGGCCGCGGGCAACGGATATGACGCGAGCAATTCGGGCGGCTCGAACCTGGGACCGACCAACAAGACTCTGATCGACACGGTGCAGAAACGCCTCAAGGATACGATCGAGGCTGAAGGCGGCGTGCCCGCATCGAAGGTTCCGGTCGATATGGTGACGGCGTCGGGCAGCGGCCTTGATCCTGATATCAGTCCGGCGTCGGCGGACCTTCAGATCGATCGCGTCGCGCGTACTCGCGGCCTCAGCCCTGATTCCGTGCGCCAGCTCGTCGAGCAGAACACTACAGGTCGCTGGGCCGGTATCCTGGGCGAACCCGCGGTTAACGTTCTCGATCTGAACCTGGCGCTCGACGCGATGAGCGCCGCGCCGAAGGCGGCCGCCGAAGCTCATTCGCCCGCTCAAACCGCGCGCGCCGCTCAATAA
- the kdpB gene encoding potassium-transporting ATPase subunit KdpB: MADRKAPSLWNGDIVRVALVDSLKKLDPRIQLRNPVMFVVEVTALAVSIILLHDMFAAGERQYAGFEFQIAIWLWFTVLFANFAEAMAEGRGKAQADNLRKTRTETMAKLVGDDGKTTVVAAPQLRRGNVVMVEAGDVIPGDGEVIEGVAAVNEAAITGESAPVIRESGGDRSAVTGGTTVISDWIKVRITANPGETFLDRMISLVEGAARQKTPNEIALSILLAGLTIVFMLVCVSLFPFAKYGGTVLSLPVLVALLVCLIPTTIGGLLSAIGIAGMDRLVQHNVLAMSGRAVEAAGDVDTLLLDKTGTITLGNRMATEFIPVLEVAVEELADAAQLASLADETPEGRSITALAKREFNIRGRELADREAEFIPFSAQTRMSGVNLNGRQIRKGATEQVVTFVKENGGTPPPELAGIVERIAHSGGTPLVVADKSRVLGVIHLKDVVKEGIRERFARLRAMGLKTVMITGDNPLTAAAIAHESGVDEFQAEATPETKLRLIREEQQQGKLVAMIGDGTNDAPALAQADVGIAMNAGTQAAREAGNMIDLDSNPTKIMEVVEIGKQLLITRGALTTFSIANDVAKYFAIIPAMFVLGYPELQALNIMHLANPQSAILSAVIFNALIIIALIPLALRGVQYRPLGAASILTRNLLIYGVGGVIIPFIGIKLIDLVVVALRLA; this comes from the coding sequence ATGGCTGATCGTAAAGCACCTTCACTTTGGAATGGCGACATCGTTCGCGTTGCGCTGGTCGATTCGCTCAAAAAGCTCGACCCACGCATCCAACTCCGCAACCCCGTCATGTTCGTGGTCGAGGTCACTGCGCTCGCGGTCTCGATCATTCTCCTCCACGACATGTTCGCCGCTGGAGAGCGGCAGTATGCCGGGTTCGAATTTCAGATCGCTATCTGGCTGTGGTTCACGGTCCTGTTCGCAAACTTCGCCGAAGCGATGGCTGAAGGACGTGGCAAGGCGCAGGCCGACAACCTGCGCAAGACGCGCACTGAGACGATGGCCAAGCTGGTCGGCGACGACGGTAAAACGACGGTCGTTGCCGCGCCTCAACTGCGCCGTGGCAATGTCGTGATGGTCGAAGCCGGCGACGTGATTCCCGGCGATGGCGAAGTCATCGAAGGCGTCGCGGCGGTCAACGAAGCGGCAATCACGGGCGAATCCGCTCCCGTCATTCGCGAGAGCGGCGGCGATCGCAGCGCGGTCACCGGCGGCACCACCGTCATCTCGGACTGGATCAAAGTCCGGATCACCGCCAACCCCGGCGAGACCTTCCTCGATCGCATGATTTCGCTGGTCGAAGGCGCAGCACGTCAGAAGACCCCCAACGAAATCGCGCTGAGCATCCTGCTCGCCGGCCTCACTATCGTCTTCATGCTGGTGTGCGTGAGCCTGTTCCCGTTCGCCAAGTACGGCGGCACGGTCCTCTCGCTGCCGGTGCTGGTCGCCCTGCTGGTATGCCTGATTCCGACGACAATCGGTGGCCTGCTCAGCGCAATCGGAATCGCCGGCATGGATCGCCTGGTGCAACACAACGTGCTGGCGATGTCAGGTCGCGCGGTCGAGGCGGCCGGCGACGTCGACACGCTTCTGCTCGACAAGACCGGAACGATCACGCTCGGCAACCGCATGGCGACCGAGTTCATCCCGGTCCTCGAAGTTGCGGTTGAAGAACTCGCGGACGCCGCGCAACTCGCGTCGCTCGCCGACGAAACTCCCGAGGGCCGCTCGATCACGGCGCTGGCCAAGCGCGAGTTCAATATCCGCGGCCGCGAGCTCGCCGATCGCGAGGCCGAGTTCATCCCGTTCTCGGCCCAGACCCGCATGAGCGGCGTGAACCTCAATGGCCGCCAGATCCGCAAGGGCGCGACCGAGCAGGTCGTGACCTTCGTCAAGGAGAACGGCGGCACGCCTCCGCCCGAGCTCGCCGGAATCGTCGAGCGGATCGCGCACAGCGGCGGCACGCCGCTGGTCGTCGCCGACAAGTCGCGTGTGCTGGGCGTGATTCATCTGAAGGACGTCGTCAAGGAAGGCATCCGCGAGCGCTTTGCGCGCCTGCGCGCGATGGGCCTCAAGACCGTGATGATCACGGGCGACAATCCGCTAACCGCCGCCGCGATCGCGCACGAGTCGGGCGTCGATGAATTCCAGGCCGAGGCGACTCCCGAAACCAAGCTCCGGCTCATCCGCGAAGAACAGCAGCAAGGCAAGCTGGTCGCGATGATCGGCGACGGCACCAACGACGCGCCGGCACTTGCGCAGGCCGATGTCGGAATCGCGATGAACGCGGGCACCCAGGCCGCGCGCGAAGCCGGCAACATGATCGATCTCGATTCCAATCCAACCAAGATCATGGAGGTCGTCGAGATCGGCAAGCAGCTCCTGATCACGCGCGGCGCGCTGACGACCTTTTCGATCGCCAACGACGTCGCCAAGTACTTCGCAATCATCCCCGCGATGTTCGTGCTCGGCTATCCCGAGCTGCAAGCGCTCAACATCATGCATCTGGCCAATCCGCAGAGCGCGATCCTGTCGGCGGTCATTTTCAACGCGCTCATTATCATTGCGCTGATTCCGCTCGCGCTGCGCGGCGTGCAATATCGCCCGCTCGGCGCGGCCTCGATCCTCACCCGCAACCTGCTCATCTACGGCGTGGGCGGCGTGATCATTCCCTTCATCGGCATCAAGCTCATCGACCTCGTGGTGGTCGCGCTGAGGCTTGCCTAG